One stretch of Roseimicrobium sp. ORNL1 DNA includes these proteins:
- a CDS encoding TatD family hydrolase, producing MLTDSHAHLASKQFTNEVPELINRARAAGVSRIICIGTTLEDAKQVLEIADAYEEVYATVGIHPCDADTVTDAKFTEELRALAEHPKVVGIGEIGLDYYHKPPEGFTEQQWKQHQAFVLEQQLALAADMGFNVVLHNRESFEDLTAHVLPWSGKLRGVFHCFTGTAEQALPLIEKGHLVSFTGIVTFKNGQVIQECAKAVPAHGFMLETDCPYLAPMPHRGKRNEPGYVAHTAEFVANLRGVSADELARTTSENATLFFKKRKG from the coding sequence ATGCTCACGGACAGCCACGCCCACCTCGCCTCCAAGCAGTTCACGAACGAAGTGCCGGAACTCATCAATCGCGCCCGTGCGGCTGGCGTTTCGCGCATCATCTGCATCGGCACCACACTGGAGGATGCGAAGCAGGTGTTGGAGATCGCGGATGCCTATGAAGAGGTGTACGCCACGGTGGGCATTCACCCCTGCGATGCGGACACGGTGACCGATGCGAAATTCACCGAAGAACTACGCGCGCTGGCGGAGCATCCCAAGGTGGTGGGCATCGGCGAGATCGGCCTCGACTATTATCACAAGCCGCCGGAAGGATTTACCGAGCAGCAGTGGAAGCAGCATCAGGCCTTTGTGCTGGAGCAGCAGCTCGCCCTCGCCGCGGACATGGGATTCAATGTGGTGTTGCACAATCGCGAGAGCTTCGAGGATCTCACCGCACATGTCCTGCCCTGGTCAGGGAAGCTGCGTGGCGTGTTTCACTGCTTCACCGGCACTGCCGAACAGGCACTGCCGCTGATTGAGAAAGGCCACCTCGTGAGCTTCACGGGCATCGTGACTTTCAAGAATGGGCAAGTCATCCAGGAGTGCGCCAAGGCCGTGCCAGCGCATGGGTTCATGCTGGAAACCGACTGCCCTTACCTCGCGCCGATGCCGCACCGTGGAAAACGTAACGAGCCCGGCTACGTGGCGCACACTGCCGAGTTCGTGGCTAATCTCCGCGGCGTGAGCGCGGATGAACTCGCGCGGACGACGAGTGAGAATGCGACGCTGTTCTTCAAGAAAAGGAAGGGGTGA